Below is a genomic region from Zea mays cultivar B73 chromosome 9, Zm-B73-REFERENCE-NAM-5.0, whole genome shotgun sequence.
CGGCCTATAAATGGAGGAGGATGTTTCGATTTATTCACAATCCTTACTCTCTATTTCAATGGTCTTCCTTCGTATAAATAGAATAGAGGGGGATATTTTGATTTATCCGACCAAACCGACTAACCAATCGGTATCGATTCGACTATCCAACAGACCAATCAATATCATCGTAGATCGGAGCGGACCGGACCACGATTCAACGTGGCTGAAGCTGACCCGATCGACTGGTCAGTAGCCCCACCGACCGAGATCAGTCGAAACGATTACGGTCAACACCAGCACGACTGATATCGACTGCCAGCAGGCAGCAGCAAAAAACTGTCGTTGGATCTGTCTCCAATAGCTCACAGTTATGGATATGCAAATTGAGTAGCAACTGACATTGTGTGTTGCATATTTTTAGTAGCTATTTCCAACAGGTCGCGCATGCAATTGCGCTTTTACACATCGCCCCTGGGACGCACAACTACCGATGCTGAGGTCTGAGAAGAAAAGGTAGTGAACGAATGCTGAACAGTAGGATGTGCAATGGGATGCAACCCGCAGATATGCACGGTGCCGGATCGGACGAAGCCATGTATTTTGCTCGATCGTATGTGCGAGATGAACACGTGGATAATGTGATTTTGAGCTGCCCGGGATTAAACAAAATACTCATGGCTTGTCAGCTCGCTCGACTCGTGGCTAACTCAGCTCGCTTGTTTTAGTTTTGTCACGAACTGAACTAGCATCTTAACTCGGTTGGTTGACGAGCTCGCTCGACTCGTGGCTAACTCAGCTCGCTTGTTTTAGTTTTGTCACAAACTGAACTAGCATCTTAACTCGGTTGGTTGACGAGCCATCTGGAGGTAAGTTCGAGGAGCTAGCATTTGTGAGCAAAACAAAGTCTTCCCTTGTGTTGGATAAACTAATAAATGACGAACTGCGTTAATTATGTGTGAAATTCATGTGGTGTGTGAAATTATTAGTACCATTACTCTTTTGGAGTGTTAAATTGATCTAGAATTAATTAACAATTGATTATATTATTGTGTATATATATACACTTTGTTTTTTTGTCGTAGCTCACAAGCTAAACGCGTCAGTTTAAGCTTGCAAATGAGTCGAGCCAAACTGATTCTTTAGCTCAGTTTTTTAACGGGCCAACCTGAACCACCTCGTTAATTTAACAAGTCAGGTCGAGCTCGACCGAGCTAACTCGATATCCATGACTACACGGTGCTAGAGCAAAGTGGACTGCATCCTCCTAACCATCTTGAACACAATAGCCTCTAGGTCTCTACGGCAAGTTTTGTACCTATTTGAaataggagagagggagagatgtTAAGCTGCATTTGGCAGTTGGCACTGCCTACAGGAATGCACGATCATAATAGagtcaaactcagagtgagaaACCAATAAGAAGAGCACTATTTGTTGCAAATTGCACTTGGACATGGTTTCACACTATGCAAACGAAGATACGTCTTGTACTCTTGTATGAACAATAACCGGGCAGAGAAACACGGCAAAACAATAACGCTACGATCCTTCACCCTTTGTTTGCCGGCGACGCCATATCGCGGCGGTGGTGCAACGAGTACGCACCGAGCACTTTGGCCAGCCGCTGCAGCGGGCTCAGCCGAGCGCACCCGGCGACGCTCTCCGCCGCCGCGGCCACGTTCCTGTTGCCATGCTGCTTCCAGTCCTTGCCCATGTCGTCGCCTTTcgcgacggccttgaccgtcaccGCCGGCTGCGCCTGCGCGCCCGCCTCCTTGACGGGCCGCACGACGAACCGTTGCACTGGCTTCACGTCGGGGTCCTGGTCGTCGACGCGGCCGCCGTCGGATGAGCTTCGGAACAGGAGGAGGTCGCTGAGGCTGAGCCGCCGCCACCTTCTCCACCCGGCGCTCGCGCTCCTCGGCACGGGACGCGCACGCGTGGCCGGTTTCCTGGGCTCGCCGAGCGGGGACGGCGCTGGCGCCTTGGTTGCCTCCAGCAGCGCGGCGGTGAACGGGTCGAAGTCGACACCGGAGCTCGCTCTGCTCCTCCGCCGCATGCCGCCTCGACCCATAGGCGACGGCGGGACGCTCCCGCCGTCGAGCAGCCCGGGCGGCGGCTTCAGCGGACGGACCTTGGGTTCG
It encodes:
- the LOC103637881 gene encoding uncharacterized protein, with product MEPKNSRLDSAATSPYATAPSSPRGRRLVPSEGAAGSLFLTAPPSPNPLDLLPPATPRLTGTGTGAANPFDLFQHFTSAPASPRRAAAIYARFAEGNESGGDDDGDGDGDEEFQPRRTYAAGGSSVPFDWEERPGTPKRGLGGAGAGAGAVAADEAAWATEFEFGKAAPAETLTTADELFEKGKIRASKPTPKTADEPKVRPLKPPPGLLDGGSVPPSPMGRGGMRRRSRASSGVDFDPFTAALLEATKAPAPSPLGEPRKPATRARPVPRSASAGWRRWRRLSLSDLLLFRSSSDGGRVDDQDPDVKPVQRFVVRPVKEAGAQAQPAVTVKAVAKGDDMGKDWKQHGNRNVAAAAESVAGCARLSPLQRLAKVLGAYSLHHRRDMASPANKG